Sequence from the Rutidosis leptorrhynchoides isolate AG116_Rl617_1_P2 chromosome 3, CSIRO_AGI_Rlap_v1, whole genome shotgun sequence genome:
AAGGAGCTAGTATTATATCCGGACACTTCACCGAGTTTGGATcatcatagtgaaactaactctcaatttGTTAGAATTTAAAAGTGGATCAAGGAAGATTAGTTTACATCTTCTCGAACTACTATAAATCTCCATAtttgttctcttatcccttatctttGCATTTACTTTACCTGTGAATAAACAAATCATATCACACTATAgtaatctcaagttctaaatcgaaaaagttttaaaattgaattaagtaactattcacccccccccccctctagttacttacaattggtatcagagcggttgctctgaACGTTTtgctataattgttatttttaagaataaaattaatttttgcaaacttttgagttaaagatcatggaacaaaaatttgagaacttgagcTATAGTGAAGGTTCCTATATGCAAAGACCTCCACTACTTGAGAGTGAAGAATTTTGCTATTGGAAACAAAGATTTGAAACTTATGTCCGTGCAAAAGACATAGATGTTTAGAAAATCATTACTATGGGTGATTATGTTCCATTCCAAGTTAGTGAGGATAGGAAAACTAGAATAATTATACCTGAAGATAGTTGGTCTAAAGAAAATAAAATGGATGTAGGGAAAAACTATCAAGCTAAACTTGTCATATTTAATGCCTTGCCTAGAAAAGAATATGAAAGGGTTCTTATGCTTAAGAGTGCAACGGAAATATGGGATAGTTTAATAATTACTCATCAAGAAAATGTGCAAGTCACTGAAAATAAAATTGAACTACTAGTAGCTCAATATGAACAATTTGTTATCTCAGATGATGAGAAAATTGATATCGCTTAttctagatttaacaatatttgttcaaaTATGAAAGTCTAGGTACTATCTACACGAATAATCAATATGTTTGAAAATTCTTAAGAGCATTGCCCTCAAAATGGAGACCCAAAGTGATGGCAATAGACGAGTCAATGGACTTGGAAAAATTGTCTCTTGATGAGCTCATTGAAAATCTCAAAGTCCATGAGGTCATCCTAGACAAGGATGAAGAAGCGGACAAAGTTAAGAAAAAAAAGAATAAGTCAATTGCTTTGAAGGCCAAAGCGAGTGAAAAAAGAGAATACAAAGAGGATGAAGATGATATCCTAAACGATGATGAACAACTT
This genomic interval carries:
- the LOC139901424 gene encoding uncharacterized protein codes for the protein MGDYVPFQVSEDRKTRIIIPEDSWSKENKMDVGKNYQAKLVIFNALPRKEYERVLMLKSATEIWDSLIITHQENVQVTENKIELLVAQYEQFVISDDEKIDIAYSRFNNICSNMKV